The following coding sequences are from one Candidatus Binataceae bacterium window:
- a CDS encoding enoyl-CoA hydratase/isomerase family protein, translating into MAYETFIVERDGAIATVYFNRPDKLNPINGAVLRDMLAVARELQDDEQSRVVILTGKGRSFCAGADIAGMTADAGPEKQRGRTDAARLRMAKTGWRLMEEWERLDQITIAAINGFTVGGGLSLAMACDFRIAAAGARIWIPEVALGVPYMWGSVTRLANLVGTAKAKELIMTCDEITGEQAATIGLVNQAVAPERLMEAARQFAAKLLSKPPMALRRTKEFFKALGNSRLGDITYADAYLGLACFASEDMREAMEVFKEKRPGRYADR; encoded by the coding sequence ATGGCGTACGAGACTTTCATCGTCGAGCGCGACGGCGCGATTGCGACCGTCTATTTCAACCGCCCCGACAAGCTCAACCCGATAAACGGCGCGGTGCTGCGCGACATGCTGGCGGTTGCGCGCGAACTCCAGGACGACGAGCAGTCGCGCGTCGTTATCCTGACCGGCAAGGGGCGTTCGTTCTGCGCCGGCGCCGACATCGCCGGGATGACCGCGGATGCCGGGCCGGAAAAGCAACGCGGGCGCACCGACGCCGCGCGGTTGCGGATGGCGAAGACGGGATGGCGCCTGATGGAGGAGTGGGAGCGCCTCGACCAGATAACGATCGCTGCGATCAACGGCTTCACGGTCGGTGGCGGATTGTCGCTCGCGATGGCCTGCGACTTCCGCATCGCGGCCGCTGGCGCGCGCATCTGGATCCCAGAGGTCGCGCTTGGCGTGCCGTACATGTGGGGCTCCGTAACGCGGCTCGCCAACCTGGTCGGGACGGCGAAGGCGAAGGAATTGATCATGACCTGCGATGAAATCACGGGCGAGCAGGCGGCGACGATCGGCCTCGTCAACCAGGCCGTCGCGCCCGAGCGCCTGATGGAGGCCGCGCGCCAGTTTGCCGCCAAGCTGCTGAGCAAGCCGCCAATGGCGCTTAGGCGGACCAAGGAATTCTTCAAGGCACTCGGCAATAGCCGCCTTGGCGACATCACCTACGCCGACGCGTACCTGGGGCTCGCATGCTTTGCGAGCGAGGACATGCGCGAGGCGATGGAGGTATTCAAGGAGAAGCGTCCCGGCCGGTACGCCGACCGCTGA
- a CDS encoding zinc dependent phospholipase C family protein, whose amino-acid sequence MDAGAAMFLASIVGLTIGFILLGAEPAYAWGPVTHIALGVQVLASVITPEHPLQAVLLSMPETFLYGSLAPDIVQGRRLQSRLRRHSHNWPTGFRLLAAARDDEQRAFALGYLAHLGADVVAHNFFLPARYIGRFDSAIASHILTEARFDAMLDGSYRELLVKVIATDFRRVDAALSRQIDSPLLPFRAQKRIFEGGLRRIREWHRVMSAIGMTHAHSGERHDVEVFSAAACSAIAGLLDRGADAAACRYDPMGQRAVRNAMRARRTLTRLVRMGAEAERSARRLADAAVDDLRAHLSATPFGSANRPV is encoded by the coding sequence ATGGACGCGGGCGCGGCGATGTTCCTCGCAAGCATAGTCGGCCTTACCATCGGCTTCATCTTGCTCGGCGCCGAGCCGGCGTACGCCTGGGGGCCGGTCACCCACATCGCCCTCGGCGTGCAAGTGCTTGCGAGCGTTATCACCCCCGAACATCCGCTTCAAGCCGTGCTGCTCTCGATGCCGGAGACGTTCCTGTACGGCTCGCTGGCGCCGGACATCGTGCAGGGCCGCCGGCTTCAAAGCCGCCTGCGTCGCCATTCGCACAACTGGCCGACCGGCTTCCGCCTGCTCGCCGCCGCGCGCGACGACGAGCAGCGCGCCTTCGCGCTGGGCTACCTCGCCCATCTCGGCGCCGACGTGGTCGCGCACAACTTTTTCCTGCCCGCGCGCTATATCGGGCGCTTCGACTCCGCGATCGCAAGCCACATCCTGACCGAAGCGCGGTTCGACGCGATGCTTGACGGCTCGTATCGCGAACTGCTGGTCAAAGTGATAGCGACCGACTTTCGCCGCGTCGACGCGGCGCTCAGCCGGCAAATCGACTCGCCGCTGCTGCCCTTCCGCGCGCAGAAGCGGATTTTCGAAGGCGGGCTGCGTCGCATCCGCGAATGGCATCGCGTGATGAGCGCGATCGGGATGACCCATGCGCACAGCGGCGAGCGCCACGACGTGGAGGTTTTCTCTGCCGCCGCGTGCTCGGCGATCGCGGGCCTGCTCGACCGCGGCGCGGACGCGGCGGCGTGCCGCTACGATCCGATGGGGCAGCGGGCGGTGCGCAACGCGATGCGCGCGCGACGCACGCTGACGCGGCTGGTGCGGATGGGCGCCGAGGCCGAGCGTTCGGCGCGCCGGCTCGCCGACGCAGCGGTTGATGACCTGCGAGCGCACCTCAGCGCGACGCCCTTCGGCTCCGCGAACCGCCCGGTGTAG
- a CDS encoding nodulation protein NfeD, with translation MTQSGVPANSGGAAAPAAWVELIKIDGSINPAVAAYLEDAIEHASSEGAAALVVQLDTPGGLLSSARRMVKDLLNAPLPTMVYVAPSGASAASAGTLITEAAAIAAMAPGTTIGAAHPVSESGGEIKGAMGEKIENFTASLARSIARDRGRNEQWVEEAVRKSSALSEDEALKRHVIDLVAPDLRSLLVQASGREVRVGNRTVKLALADAAIHRARMTLAQRLLNTLADPNLVYLLLMAGIVGLYFEFAHPGVYLPGVAGAICLLLALGSFEVLPISLAGLLLLLLGVALLIAEAFVTSYGVLAVGGVTAFVIGSLLLIDSAQTDLRINRGMIAGAAIAMSAIIVGLGWVVLRERRRHAQTGSEGLLGEIGEVREAIAPGGHGRVFVHGEHWRAVSDEPLGVGTRARVTAVRGLEIEVRREPGSESGN, from the coding sequence GTGACACAGAGCGGCGTCCCCGCGAATTCCGGCGGGGCGGCCGCGCCGGCCGCGTGGGTCGAGTTGATCAAGATCGACGGCTCGATCAATCCCGCCGTTGCCGCCTACCTCGAAGACGCTATCGAGCACGCCAGCTCCGAAGGCGCGGCCGCGCTGGTGGTCCAGCTCGACACGCCGGGCGGACTGCTCAGCTCCGCCCGGCGCATGGTCAAGGACCTGCTCAACGCGCCGCTGCCCACGATGGTGTACGTCGCGCCGTCCGGCGCGAGCGCGGCCTCCGCCGGCACGCTGATAACCGAGGCGGCGGCGATCGCCGCGATGGCGCCCGGGACCACGATCGGTGCCGCCCACCCGGTGAGCGAGAGCGGCGGCGAGATCAAGGGCGCGATGGGCGAGAAGATCGAGAATTTCACCGCCTCGCTCGCCCGCAGTATCGCGCGCGACCGCGGACGCAACGAGCAATGGGTGGAGGAGGCGGTGCGCAAGAGCTCCGCGCTGAGCGAGGACGAGGCGCTCAAGCGCCACGTTATCGACCTCGTCGCGCCCGACCTGCGAAGCCTGCTGGTGCAGGCGTCAGGGCGCGAGGTACGGGTCGGCAATCGCACGGTCAAGCTCGCGCTCGCCGATGCCGCGATCCATCGCGCGCGGATGACGCTTGCGCAGCGCCTGCTCAACACGTTGGCCGATCCGAACCTGGTCTATCTGCTGCTGATGGCCGGGATCGTCGGGCTGTATTTTGAATTCGCCCATCCGGGCGTCTATCTGCCGGGGGTGGCGGGCGCGATCTGCCTGCTGCTGGCGCTCGGTTCGTTCGAGGTTCTGCCGATCAGCCTCGCAGGCCTCTTGCTCCTGCTGCTGGGGGTGGCATTGCTGATCGCGGAAGCGTTTGTGACCAGCTACGGCGTGCTCGCCGTGGGCGGCGTGACCGCCTTCGTGATCGGCTCGCTCCTGCTGATCGACAGTGCGCAGACCGACCTGCGGATCAACCGCGGGATGATTGCCGGCGCCGCGATCGCGATGAGCGCGATTATCGTCGGACTGGGATGGGTCGTGCTGCGCGAGCGGCGCCGCCATGCGCAGACTGGCAGCGAGGGCCTCCTCGGCGAAATCGGCGAGGTGCGCGAAGCGATTGCGCCCGGCGGCCACGGGCGGGTCTTCGTACACGGGGAGCATTGGCGGGCGGTGAGCGACGAGCCGCTCGGCGTGGGGACGCGCGCGCGGGTCACCGCAGTGCGCGGCCTTGAAATCGAAGTGCGGCGCGAGCCGGGGAGCGAATCGGGCAACTGA
- a CDS encoding vWA domain-containing protein encodes MLTAVVVILIAISIGVVAYILNRLMSGRRACARPSGGGLLEEDATRIDEEGHSVRDALRFMVGPFPLSIALHVILLLVLVATVKVQNARNLIMVSLQAGGGGGANHDELRDLDMPDLSVPDELPQLVAPSIAQSSRTAVQTAKQYVRDVSTGGVGIGRGGGMGAGYGPGIGAGFGGFIGELRRKGLDIVLVIDDTGTMDLILNDVRDRMDELIAAIHRLVPVARIGIVVFGGHNERMDIQPLTISSHRLEAFLESISTRGHRGSQGDVYGACVTAVNQMNWKPYAKKVIVLVGDSPPQNQDFGPLLGLIRKFRAEDGTFNTIDVSAEEHERYEREFWLKTHKGRPPGESISPLAEFYQDTRETYKMLAAAGGGGMRSLTQNVHINEQVLILALGAQWQGNLAAFGRQITEAEQ; translated from the coding sequence ATGCTGACTGCCGTTGTCGTCATTCTGATCGCGATTTCGATCGGCGTCGTCGCCTACATACTGAATCGCCTGATGAGCGGCCGGCGCGCCTGCGCACGGCCTTCCGGCGGCGGCTTGCTCGAAGAGGACGCCACCCGCATCGACGAGGAAGGCCACAGCGTACGCGACGCGCTGCGCTTTATGGTCGGACCGTTCCCGCTCTCGATCGCTCTCCACGTGATCCTGTTGCTGGTGCTGGTCGCCACCGTCAAAGTGCAGAACGCGCGCAACCTGATCATGGTCAGCCTGCAGGCCGGAGGCGGCGGCGGCGCCAATCACGACGAGCTGCGCGACCTCGACATGCCCGACCTCTCGGTGCCCGACGAACTGCCGCAGCTGGTTGCGCCGAGTATCGCGCAGAGTTCGCGCACTGCGGTCCAGACCGCCAAGCAATACGTCCGCGATGTTTCCACCGGCGGCGTCGGCATCGGGCGCGGCGGCGGAATGGGCGCGGGCTACGGGCCGGGAATCGGCGCCGGCTTCGGCGGTTTTATCGGCGAGCTGCGGCGCAAGGGACTCGACATCGTGCTGGTGATCGACGACACCGGCACGATGGACCTCATCCTCAACGATGTGCGCGACCGGATGGACGAGCTGATCGCGGCGATCCATCGTCTGGTCCCCGTCGCCCGCATCGGCATCGTGGTCTTCGGCGGCCACAACGAACGTATGGATATCCAACCGCTGACGATCTCGAGCCACCGCCTCGAGGCCTTCCTCGAGAGCATCAGCACCCGCGGCCATCGGGGTTCGCAGGGCGACGTTTACGGCGCGTGCGTGACCGCGGTCAACCAGATGAACTGGAAGCCGTACGCCAAGAAGGTGATCGTGCTGGTCGGCGATTCACCGCCGCAGAATCAGGACTTCGGCCCCTTGCTCGGGCTAATCCGCAAGTTCCGCGCCGAGGACGGCACCTTCAACACTATCGACGTATCGGCCGAGGAACACGAGCGCTACGAGCGCGAGTTCTGGCTCAAGACCCACAAGGGACGTCCGCCGGGCGAGTCGATCTCGCCGCTGGCCGAGTTTTATCAGGACACGCGCGAGACCTATAAGATGCTCGCGGCGGCAGGCGGCGGCGGGATGCGCAGTCTGACCCAGAACGTGCACATCAACGAGCAGGTGCTGATCCTTGCACTGGGCGCGCAATGGCAGGGCAACCTGGCCGCCTTCGGGCGCCAGATTACCGAGGCCGAGCAGTGA
- a CDS encoding amidohydrolase family protein, giving the protein MLDLIVRGGQVVTPHGVGRWDIGVQGEKIVSVGVEDQRAAAGRIIDARGKIIVPGGVEPHAHLASLIGMRPEGRLFTLGPEEDTVGMAFGGTTTHIDFCFVHPATDIPTALGRRLERWKGKSFVDYSFHLALGGALPLRIFDQIGDAIRDGFPSFKVFTAEILPPHPKRLPFRLDYGRMQLAMEKIAKDGGIMTVHAEDHDLVQFNYERFMAEGRTDGANLALVHTKLSEQLSFRHTIQLAAATGAAVYFVHTSAREGVEAVVEARAHRLPIYAETLHHYALFNADDYRKPRGFCYHTYPSLKFPEDQAALWEGLVRDGISTTATDEYPTSLEVKLEGKRIDDVTGGNLGAEARMGIVYTEGVVRRGMTLERFAEVTSTNAARIMGLYPRKGAIAPGSDADLCVIDPAISRRLTRGDFHVSDYSPWEEWEVKGWPVMTVLRGKVIVENGKLNIGEGYGQLVPRKIDPVILRRPAS; this is encoded by the coding sequence ATGCTCGACTTGATAGTTCGCGGCGGCCAGGTCGTGACTCCCCACGGGGTTGGGCGTTGGGACATCGGCGTGCAGGGCGAAAAGATCGTCTCGGTCGGAGTCGAAGACCAGCGGGCCGCGGCCGGCCGCATCATCGACGCGCGCGGCAAGATCATCGTGCCCGGTGGGGTCGAGCCGCACGCCCATCTGGCCAGCCTTATCGGGATGCGTCCGGAAGGACGGCTGTTCACACTCGGTCCCGAGGAGGACACGGTGGGGATGGCGTTCGGCGGCACGACCACCCACATCGATTTTTGCTTCGTCCATCCCGCAACCGACATCCCGACCGCGCTGGGGCGGCGGCTCGAGCGCTGGAAGGGCAAATCCTTCGTCGATTACTCGTTCCACCTCGCGCTCGGCGGCGCGCTGCCGCTCAGGATTTTCGACCAGATCGGCGACGCCATCCGCGACGGCTTCCCGAGCTTCAAGGTCTTCACCGCCGAGATTCTGCCGCCCCATCCAAAGCGCCTGCCGTTCCGTCTGGACTACGGGCGGATGCAGCTGGCGATGGAGAAGATCGCCAAGGACGGCGGTATCATGACCGTCCACGCCGAGGACCACGACCTCGTCCAGTTCAACTACGAGCGCTTCATGGCCGAGGGCCGCACCGACGGCGCAAACCTCGCGCTCGTCCACACCAAACTCAGCGAGCAGCTATCGTTCCGGCACACCATCCAGCTCGCCGCCGCAACCGGCGCTGCTGTGTACTTCGTCCACACCTCGGCGCGCGAAGGGGTCGAGGCAGTGGTCGAGGCGCGCGCCCATCGGCTGCCGATCTACGCCGAGACGCTCCATCACTACGCCCTGTTCAACGCCGACGACTATCGCAAGCCACGCGGCTTCTGCTACCACACCTATCCTTCGCTCAAGTTCCCTGAGGACCAGGCCGCGCTCTGGGAGGGGCTGGTGCGCGATGGCATCTCGACGACCGCCACCGACGAGTATCCGACTTCCCTTGAAGTAAAACTTGAAGGCAAGCGGATCGACGACGTCACCGGCGGCAACCTTGGCGCGGAGGCGCGGATGGGGATCGTGTACACCGAGGGCGTGGTCAGGCGCGGGATGACGCTGGAGCGCTTCGCCGAAGTGACCTCGACCAACGCCGCGCGCATTATGGGGCTGTATCCGCGTAAAGGCGCGATCGCGCCGGGCAGCGACGCCGACCTCTGCGTGATCGACCCGGCGATTTCGCGGCGCCTGACCCGCGGAGATTTCCACGTCAGCGACTACAGCCCGTGGGAGGAGTGGGAGGTCAAAGGGTGGCCGGTGATGACGGTGCTGCGCGGCAAGGTGATTGTCGAAAACGGCAAGCTGAACATCGGCGAAGGCTACGGGCAGTTGGTCCCGCGCAAGATCGATCCGGTAATCCTGCGCCGTCCGGCGAGCTGA
- a CDS encoding uracil-DNA glycosylase, with protein MAPERRLLLDSVRDYLAQLAEEGLEGLPAGVPACAGSGVAPASPSAPVPPRLAQSARAAAPAVVAAPPSVGRAAPPALSRPTPVVGELLSRYPGLEKTDTLEALREFIGECKRCKLAPLRTHLVFGVGNPRAELMFVGEAPGADEDARGEPFVGRAGQLLTDIIERGMGLRRSDVYICNVIKCRPPDNRNPEPDEVAACEPFLMRQIDLVRPRAIVGLGTFAVQALLKVKTPISRLRGVWQEVRGIRMMPTFHPAYLLRSPAEKRVVWQDIQEVMKLLGLKPPLRGRGA; from the coding sequence ATGGCGCCAGAGCGCCGCCTGCTGCTCGACTCGGTGCGCGACTATCTCGCGCAGCTCGCCGAAGAGGGACTCGAAGGACTTCCGGCCGGCGTGCCGGCGTGCGCAGGCAGTGGCGTCGCGCCGGCTTCCCCATCGGCGCCAGTGCCGCCGCGACTTGCGCAGAGCGCGCGCGCGGCAGCGCCCGCCGTCGTCGCCGCGCCGCCGTCGGTTGGGCGCGCCGCTCCGCCGGCGCTCTCGCGTCCGACGCCGGTCGTTGGCGAGCTGCTTTCGCGCTATCCGGGTTTGGAAAAGACGGACACGCTGGAGGCGCTGCGCGAGTTCATCGGCGAGTGCAAACGATGCAAGCTCGCGCCTTTGCGCACCCATCTTGTGTTCGGCGTCGGCAACCCGCGCGCGGAGCTGATGTTCGTCGGCGAGGCGCCGGGCGCCGACGAAGACGCGCGCGGCGAGCCGTTCGTCGGCCGCGCGGGACAACTGCTGACCGACATCATCGAGCGCGGGATGGGCCTGAGGCGCTCCGACGTTTATATCTGCAACGTCATTAAGTGTCGCCCGCCCGACAACCGCAACCCCGAGCCCGACGAGGTCGCCGCCTGCGAGCCGTTCCTGATGCGGCAGATCGATCTGGTCCGCCCACGCGCGATCGTGGGGCTCGGCACTTTCGCGGTGCAGGCGCTGCTCAAAGTCAAGACGCCGATCAGCCGGTTGCGCGGCGTGTGGCAGGAAGTGCGGGGGATCCGGATGATGCCGACGTTCCATCCGGCCTACCTGCTGCGCAGCCCCGCCGAGAAGCGCGTCGTATGGCAGGATATCCAGGAAGTGATGAAGCTGCTCGGGCTGAAGCCGCCGCTGCGCGGCCGTGGCGCGTGA
- a CDS encoding slipin family protein, which produces MGIALGVIVVIGVIILLSGIRVYNEYERAVVFRLGRLTPYRGPGVIFVIPIVERAVRVDLRTVTLDIPPQDVITRDNVTVKVSAVLYFRVLDPSRAVTEVASYLFATTQLAQTTLRSVGGQTDLDDLLAQREKLNARIQEVVDAQTEPWGIKVTLVELKNIDLPQDMQRAIARQAEAERERRAKVIAAEGEFQAAQRLAEAAEIMSKSPITLQLRYLQTLAEIATENNSTTLFPIPLDLLEPFYTMRRAAAGAAAEGTAKP; this is translated from the coding sequence ATGGGGATAGCGTTGGGAGTGATCGTGGTAATCGGCGTGATCATCCTGCTCAGCGGGATCAGGGTGTACAACGAATACGAACGTGCGGTCGTCTTCCGGCTCGGCCGGTTGACGCCTTACCGCGGTCCGGGCGTGATTTTCGTCATCCCGATTGTCGAGCGCGCGGTGCGCGTCGATCTGCGCACGGTCACGCTTGACATCCCGCCCCAGGACGTAATCACGCGCGACAACGTCACGGTCAAAGTCAGCGCCGTGCTCTACTTCCGCGTGCTCGATCCGTCGCGCGCGGTGACCGAGGTCGCAAGCTACCTGTTCGCAACCACGCAGCTTGCACAGACCACGCTGCGCTCGGTCGGCGGCCAAACCGACCTCGACGATCTGCTCGCCCAGCGCGAGAAGCTCAACGCGCGCATCCAGGAGGTGGTCGATGCGCAGACCGAGCCGTGGGGAATCAAGGTCACCCTGGTCGAGCTCAAGAACATCGACCTGCCGCAGGACATGCAGCGCGCGATCGCGCGCCAGGCCGAGGCCGAGCGCGAACGACGGGCCAAGGTGATCGCCGCCGAGGGCGAGTTCCAGGCGGCGCAGCGGCTGGCCGAGGCGGCCGAGATCATGAGCAAGAGCCCGATCACGCTTCAGTTGCGCTATCTTCAGACTCTGGCCGAGATCGCAACCGAGAACAACTCGACCACGCTGTTCCCGATCCCGCTTGATCTGCTCGAGCCGTTCTACACAATGCGGCGCGCGGCCGCCGGCGCGGCGGCGGAGGGCACGGCCAAGCCCTGA
- a CDS encoding GNAT family N-acetyltransferase, giving the protein MALTIRFAAPADAELILHFIRGLAEYERQPDAVRASAASLRAQMEAADPPFECLIAERDGEPAGFALFFRNYSTWSGRPGLYLEDLFVSEPHRGHGVGKALLKRLAAIALERGWARMEWAVLDWNTAAQGFYRALGAFPKDEWTVWRLDGAALASVARG; this is encoded by the coding sequence ATGGCGCTCACGATCCGGTTTGCCGCTCCGGCCGACGCGGAGCTAATCCTGCACTTTATCCGCGGCCTGGCCGAATACGAGCGTCAGCCCGATGCGGTGCGGGCGTCGGCCGCCTCGCTGCGCGCGCAGATGGAGGCGGCGGACCCACCCTTCGAATGCCTGATCGCCGAGCGCGACGGCGAGCCCGCGGGTTTTGCGCTCTTCTTCCGCAACTACAGCACGTGGAGCGGAAGGCCGGGGCTCTATCTGGAGGACCTGTTCGTCAGCGAGCCGCATCGCGGTCATGGCGTCGGCAAGGCGCTGCTCAAGCGGCTCGCCGCGATCGCGCTGGAGCGTGGATGGGCGCGGATGGAATGGGCTGTGCTGGACTGGAATACCGCGGCGCAGGGGTTCTATCGTGCGCTCGGAGCCTTTCCCAAGGATGAATGGACGGTGTGGCGGCTCGACGGGGCAGCGCTCGCCAGCGTCGCCCGCGGTTGA